One Kribbella sp. NBC_00662 genomic region harbors:
- a CDS encoding DUF3618 domain-containing protein: MAEDPEELKRDIEQTRRDVGRDVDALTEKVSPGRVVGRRVDRARSGVHRLKEQVMGSAESMGGSVSDTAGSAVSSVQEAGSKVGEAVGSAPGMARSRTRGTPLAAGLVAFAAGWVAAAAVPASTRERALAEDTKDLAMQAAGPVKEQAAQVAHDVKDNLQEPAQEAVENLKQSATEAAAEVADETRSQAQQVAGDAKDSADNVRQAGSSS; encoded by the coding sequence ATGGCTGAAGACCCGGAAGAGCTGAAGCGCGACATCGAGCAGACGCGGCGTGATGTGGGCCGCGATGTGGACGCTTTGACCGAGAAGGTCAGCCCGGGTCGGGTGGTCGGGCGGCGGGTCGATCGGGCCCGGAGTGGTGTTCATCGGTTGAAGGAGCAGGTGATGGGCTCGGCCGAGTCGATGGGCGGATCCGTGAGCGATACGGCGGGTTCGGCGGTGTCGAGCGTGCAGGAGGCCGGCAGCAAGGTCGGTGAAGCGGTCGGTTCAGCCCCCGGCATGGCTCGGTCGCGGACGCGCGGTACGCCGCTCGCGGCCGGCCTGGTCGCGTTCGCGGCCGGATGGGTCGCCGCGGCTGCGGTTCCGGCGTCGACGCGGGAACGGGCCCTCGCCGAGGACACCAAGGACCTGGCGATGCAGGCTGCTGGCCCGGTGAAAGAGCAGGCCGCTCAGGTGGCCCACGACGTGAAGGACAACCTCCAGGAGCCGGCGCAGGAAGCGGTCGAGAACCTCAAGCAGTCCGCGACCGAGGCAGCGGCCGAGGTGGCCGACGAAACCCGCTCACAGGCCCAGCAGGTCGCCGGCGACGCGAAGGATTCGGCGGACAACGTCCGGCAGGCCGGTTCCTCGAGCTGA
- a CDS encoding J domain-containing protein, which produces MTTHVADPYATLGVATEASDDDLDHAFRVLVRRLHPDTRSPRTPATSVTSVTSAAAAEPARSEGADDDADQRLQEILNAYATLRDPIRRAAYDRARTRPVTAATPAVWPAFPATRAPDTLQRPAPTRVGPALRVGPVHWEPPQTTADSAADSAADSAADSADNVAGQGR; this is translated from the coding sequence ATGACCACGCACGTCGCCGACCCGTACGCGACCCTCGGGGTGGCCACCGAGGCCTCGGACGACGATCTCGACCACGCCTTCAGAGTCCTCGTCCGCCGACTCCACCCCGACACGCGCTCGCCGCGCACACCAGCCACCTCAGTTACGTCGGTCACGTCAGCCGCGGCAGCCGAGCCAGCCCGGTCCGAAGGAGCGGACGACGACGCCGATCAGCGCCTGCAGGAGATCCTCAACGCCTACGCCACCTTGCGCGACCCTATCCGCCGCGCCGCCTACGACCGTGCCCGGACCAGACCGGTCACCGCAGCCACGCCTGCCGTGTGGCCTGCGTTCCCCGCGACACGCGCACCCGACACACTTCAGCGGCCCGCGCCAACCCGGGTCGGCCCGGCGCTCCGGGTCGGGCCCGTGCATTGGGAACCGCCGCAGACCACAGCAGACTCGGCAGCAGACTCGGCAGCAGACTCGGCAGCAGACTCGGCCGACAATGTGGCCGGTCAGGGCCGTTGA
- a CDS encoding Hsp20/alpha crystallin family protein, with translation MLIRTDPFRDFDRLAQQFFGSQSPGTWSHPTAMPMDAYRDGDQYVVALDLPGISPDAIDLDVERNVLTVKAERRPLELADRVEMQVAERPLGVFSRQLFLGDTLDAERIEASYEAGVLTLKIPIAEQAKPRKIAIANAGSDRKQIDA, from the coding sequence ATGTTGATACGCACGGACCCGTTCCGGGACTTCGATCGGCTGGCGCAGCAGTTCTTCGGAAGCCAGTCGCCGGGAACCTGGTCACATCCGACGGCCATGCCGATGGACGCATACCGCGACGGCGATCAGTACGTGGTGGCGCTCGATCTACCGGGGATTTCGCCGGACGCGATCGACCTGGACGTAGAGCGCAACGTGCTCACCGTGAAGGCCGAGCGCCGGCCGCTCGAGCTCGCCGACCGCGTGGAGATGCAGGTCGCCGAGCGTCCGCTCGGGGTGTTTTCGCGGCAGTTGTTCCTGGGCGACACTCTGGACGCCGAGCGGATCGAGGCGAGTTACGAGGCCGGCGTACTGACGTTGAAGATCCCGATCGCCGAGCAGGCCAAGCCGCGCAAGATCGCGATCGCGAACGCCGGCAGCGACCGCAAGCAGATCGACGCCTGA
- a CDS encoding YihY/virulence factor BrkB family protein, which yields MNGERRPDLPGVDAEKPTEIPASGWWQVIRRAWAEAKADQVPLLAAGVAFFGFLSVFPAIVAGVLAYGLVADPARIRSQVEDLTAAMPASGRDLLLQQLDALTSAPRQGLGIGVAIAVVVAVWSASGGVGYLLTAVNLAYDEEETRGFIHRKLLALGMTLGAIVFVLLAIALFTAGAAIGDQVAQPVRILLVVVRLVLAVVLISVALAVTYRLGPDRDAARIRWVSIGAVVATLIWLVASIGFSLYVATFGNYAKTYGSLAAVVVLMLWLWLTAYAVLLGAEINAEAEQQTARDTTKGQPRPLGERNAVKADTLPK from the coding sequence ATGAACGGCGAACGACGACCGGACCTTCCGGGTGTGGATGCCGAGAAGCCGACGGAGATCCCGGCATCCGGTTGGTGGCAGGTGATCCGGCGAGCCTGGGCCGAGGCCAAGGCCGACCAGGTTCCGTTGCTCGCGGCCGGCGTCGCGTTCTTCGGGTTCCTCTCGGTGTTTCCTGCCATTGTCGCCGGTGTGCTGGCCTACGGGCTGGTTGCGGATCCGGCGCGGATCCGCAGCCAGGTCGAAGATCTGACGGCCGCCATGCCGGCGTCAGGGCGGGATCTGCTGCTCCAGCAGCTGGACGCTCTGACGTCGGCGCCGCGGCAGGGGTTGGGGATCGGCGTCGCGATCGCCGTGGTCGTCGCTGTGTGGAGCGCGTCAGGAGGCGTCGGGTACCTGCTGACCGCGGTCAACCTCGCGTACGACGAGGAAGAGACGCGCGGGTTCATCCATCGCAAGCTCCTGGCTCTGGGCATGACGCTGGGCGCGATCGTCTTCGTTCTGCTCGCGATCGCGTTGTTCACGGCGGGCGCCGCGATCGGGGACCAGGTCGCACAACCGGTCCGGATCCTGCTGGTGGTGGTACGGCTGGTGCTCGCCGTCGTGCTGATCTCGGTGGCGCTTGCGGTCACCTACCGGCTCGGGCCGGATCGCGACGCGGCACGCATCCGTTGGGTCTCGATCGGCGCCGTCGTCGCCACGCTCATCTGGCTGGTCGCGTCGATCGGTTTCTCGCTCTATGTCGCGACGTTCGGCAATTACGCGAAGACATACGGCAGCCTGGCAGCGGTGGTGGTCTTGATGCTGTGGCTGTGGTTGACCGCGTACGCCGTACTGCTCGGAGCCGAGATCAACGCCGAAGCCGAGCAGCAGACCGCGCGGGACACCACGAAGGGACAGCCGCGTCCTCTGGGCGAGCGAAATGCGGTCAAGGCGGACACACTCCCGAAGTAG
- a CDS encoding phage holin family protein → MTLDGSPPGSSPQRLSMDESVGQLVSQLTTDLGQLTRQELALAKAELQAEAKKAGKGAGMLGGAAFAGWMVALFLSLTVMWALDEVMDLIWAALIVAVVWAVVAVVLAMSGRRELQEVNPKPDQTVESLKEDAKWLKTRKS, encoded by the coding sequence ATGACCTTGGACGGATCACCCCCCGGCAGCAGTCCGCAGCGGCTGTCGATGGATGAGTCGGTGGGTCAGCTGGTCTCCCAACTGACCACCGATCTGGGCCAACTGACCCGCCAGGAGCTCGCGCTGGCCAAGGCGGAGCTCCAGGCGGAGGCGAAGAAGGCCGGCAAGGGCGCCGGGATGCTCGGCGGTGCGGCGTTCGCGGGCTGGATGGTCGCTCTTTTTCTGTCTTTGACGGTGATGTGGGCTCTTGACGAGGTCATGGATCTGATCTGGGCGGCGTTGATCGTCGCGGTCGTTTGGGCGGTCGTGGCGGTGGTCTTGGCGATGTCGGGACGCAGGGAGTTGCAGGAAGTCAATCCGAAACCTGACCAGACGGTCGAATCACTCAAGGAGGACGCGAAATGGCTGAAGACCCGGAAGAGCTGA